In Astatotilapia calliptera chromosome 20, fAstCal1.2, whole genome shotgun sequence, one genomic interval encodes:
- the LOC113013407 gene encoding probable N-acetyltransferase camello yields the protein MAQKNNFQFSIREYRPSDQHVVMSLFKDGIFEHVYPAFFKAMSHPDHIGVALSISMAGYVLGGSSYFQALLFGSAWAGLIYYCCHDIYEGYMMRRQSADMADIQASYLENPDNGFWVAETDINGQSKVVGMVAVTGKSGEEEGERFEDWNGGVTGGGSELAQDAGDGSYGEMCHMVVAFSWRRKNLGSQLTRKALDFCKERGFGRLILDVSSPQTAAISLFEKAGFVQTSSHRNTHANRWFSNLARINVMRMEKLI from the exons ATGGCCCAGAAAAACAATT TTCAGTTCTCCATCAGGGAATATAGACCTTCAGATCAACATGTGGTCATGTCACTATTTAAGGATGGgatttttgagcatgtttaccCAGCCTTTTTCAAGGCCATGAGCCATCCAGACCATATTGGTGTTGCTCTGAGCATTTCGATGGCTGGTTATGTGCTGGGAGGCAGCTCCTACTTCCAAGCTCTACTGTTTGGCAGTGCATGGGCTGGCCTTATTTATTATTGCTGCCATGATATCTATGAGGGCTACATGATGAGGAGGCAAAGCGCAGATATGGCCGACATTCAGGCCAGCTACCTGGAAAACCCAGATAACGGCTTCTGGGTAGCAGAGACAGACATCAATGGCCAATCCAAGGTGGTAGGGATGGTGGCAGTGACTGGAAAAAGCGGAGAGGAAGAAGGCGAAAGGTTTGAAGACTGGAATGGCGGAGTGACGGGAGGAGGCTCTGAGCTGGCTCAAGATGCCGGGGATGGAAGTTATGGTGAGATGTGTCACATGGTCGTGGCATTTTCGTGGCGCCGCAAAAACTTGGGCTCGCAGTTAACACGGAAGGCTTTGGATTTCTGCAAAGAGAGAGGCTTCGGCCGTCTAATCCTGGATGTGAGCTCTCCACAGACAGCAGCCATTTCCCTGTTCGAGAAAGCCGGCTTTGTGCAAACCTCATCCCATCGCAACACGCACGCCAACCGCTGGTTCTCCAACCTCGCCAGAATAAATGTGATGCGAATGGAGAAGTTAATTTAA